The Sulfurimonas lithotrophica genome includes a region encoding these proteins:
- a CDS encoding TOBE domain-containing protein: MEFTSSLTLFNSDVPFLLEKRIALLQAIEASGSISKAAKMVPMSYKAAWDAIDAINNLCPHAVVSRETGGKGGGGTKITPYGHNLIKTYLLLQKEHKKFLDSLSKNTDFDKGTIKSLQRFSMNISARNKIHGKIELIESGKVNAQVYVKLKSGYTIVSVITNSAVKELELKLGDEVSAIFKSSSVILSTDNALSISARNKFKGIIDAVSFGEVNSEVVVDIGNDDKLVAVITSSSVDALDLKKDKEVSLIIKSSDVMIGK, translated from the coding sequence ATGGAATTTACTTCATCGTTAACACTGTTTAACTCAGATGTACCTTTTTTACTTGAGAAAAGGATAGCACTGCTTCAAGCTATTGAAGCATCGGGCTCGATCTCAAAGGCTGCAAAAATGGTACCTATGAGTTATAAGGCTGCATGGGATGCCATAGATGCTATAAACAATCTTTGTCCTCATGCAGTAGTTAGCAGAGAAACAGGCGGAAAAGGCGGAGGCGGAACTAAGATAACGCCATATGGGCACAACCTTATTAAAACCTATCTGCTTTTACAAAAAGAACATAAAAAATTTTTAGACTCTCTTTCAAAAAATACAGACTTTGACAAAGGGACTATAAAATCACTGCAAAGGTTTTCAATGAATATAAGTGCGAGAAACAAAATACACGGAAAAATAGAGCTTATAGAATCAGGCAAGGTTAATGCACAAGTATATGTAAAGTTAAAAAGCGGTTATACGATAGTATCGGTTATAACAAATTCTGCGGTTAAAGAGTTAGAGTTGAAGCTCGGCGATGAAGTTAGTGCCATCTTTAAATCAAGCTCGGTTATATTAAGTACGGACAATGCACTCTCAATTAGTGCCAGAAATAAATTCAAAGGTATTATAGATGCCGTCTCTTTTGGAGAGGTAAACAGTGAAGTTGTTGTGGATATTGGAAATGATGACAAGCTCGTAGCCGTAATAACAAGTTCATCGGTAGATGCACTGGATTTAAAAAAAGATAAGGAGGTTAGTTTGATTATCAAATCTTCAGATGTTATGATAGGAAAATAA
- a CDS encoding OprD family outer membrane porin yields the protein MNKSIKFITFIASAVCFASTVYADDDVSKYTLKTNYQLVFNKTPKSVDNFSDMFKNGMFYGRLRSNTFYFKWDKENSSQDSHTISGLGGSLLYKSANFSGFDFHTGLYFSKAFFDQNSSPVNRLKAGKDVFSRYDYTNTGNKSMAVLGEAYVSYKGFAKTDIKLGRQLVETFYTKSNDTKMIPNTFDAIVLESKAISDTNIKLAYLAKQKLRDHTQSHSVLMYADANAFSSLNPSWNGNDDSAMHKGLTYTALKAAGKDTDSPLIVFDFQNKSIDNLKVDAAFYTVPELLSEAMLELNYKVKLAGFSISPGVRYIKQFDDDAGKIGGAAYDGTTDGYKDPFSLDSQMIAARIVGTYDIYKLNIGYSKVFDEADLITPWRGFPTSGYTRSMARYNWMANTKSYRMELTMNSNKKGIYKDMFIQASILHTDADENKGKYDENYYYLGFVQNLEDMQDLQWRLRLGYADTKKTDADSLDARFEINYLF from the coding sequence ATGAATAAAAGTATTAAGTTTATAACTTTTATTGCATCCGCCGTATGTTTTGCATCTACGGTATATGCAGATGATGACGTGTCAAAATACACTTTAAAAACAAACTATCAATTAGTGTTCAACAAAACACCTAAATCGGTAGATAATTTTTCGGATATGTTTAAAAACGGAATGTTCTACGGCAGGCTCCGTTCAAACACTTTTTATTTTAAATGGGATAAGGAAAACAGCTCCCAAGATTCACATACAATAAGTGGACTCGGAGGCTCACTGTTGTATAAAAGTGCAAATTTTTCAGGTTTTGATTTTCATACGGGTTTGTATTTCTCAAAAGCATTTTTTGATCAGAACAGCAGCCCTGTAAATAGACTAAAAGCAGGGAAAGACGTTTTTAGCAGATATGATTATACAAATACGGGAAATAAGTCTATGGCTGTGTTGGGAGAAGCATATGTAAGTTATAAAGGTTTTGCAAAAACAGATATTAAACTCGGAAGACAATTGGTTGAGACATTTTATACAAAATCAAACGATACAAAGATGATACCAAATACCTTTGATGCAATAGTTCTTGAGAGTAAAGCCATCAGTGATACAAACATAAAACTTGCATATCTTGCAAAACAAAAACTGCGTGATCATACCCAGTCGCATTCTGTACTAATGTATGCAGATGCAAATGCATTTAGCTCGTTAAATCCCTCATGGAACGGCAATGATGATTCGGCTATGCACAAAGGACTTACATACACGGCACTTAAAGCAGCTGGTAAAGATACAGACAGCCCTCTGATAGTCTTTGATTTTCAAAACAAGTCTATAGATAACTTAAAAGTAGATGCTGCGTTTTACACCGTGCCTGAGTTGTTATCAGAGGCTATGCTTGAGTTAAACTACAAAGTAAAGCTGGCAGGCTTTAGCATAAGCCCCGGTGTGCGTTATATAAAACAGTTTGACGATGACGCGGGAAAGATAGGTGGTGCGGCGTATGACGGCACTACGGATGGATATAAAGATCCGTTTTCGCTAGATTCTCAAATGATTGCAGCAAGGATAGTTGGAACTTATGATATTTACAAATTAAATATAGGCTATTCAAAAGTTTTTGACGAAGCGGATTTGATAACACCTTGGAGAGGATTCCCGACTTCTGGATATACACGTTCAATGGCCCGTTATAACTGGATGGCAAATACAAAAAGTTATCGTATGGAACTAACTATGAATAGTAATAAAAAAGGTATATACAAAGATATGTTCATCCAAGCTTCGATTTTGCATACGGATGCAGATGAGAATAAGGGAAAATATGATGAGAATTACTATTATCTTGGTTTTGTACAAAATCTTGAAGATATGCAGGATTTACAGTGGAGACTAAGACTTGGGTATGCAGATACGAAAAAGACAGATGCAGACAGTTTGGATGCACGTTTTGAGATTAACTATTTATTTTAA